Proteins encoded within one genomic window of Flavobacterium gilvum:
- a CDS encoding discoidin domain-containing protein: MNKSFFKIKARRRKIILSILVFIFYTATFYAQTTYCNPINISYRFCIKKDNWGWISGTQSYREGADPTMLVFKKEYYLFVSKSGGYWHSKDMIAWDFITTNDLPWEEYAPTVVEMNGEVYFMAAGQKLYKTSDPKSGKWTYIRNYKFSSFTDPCLFLDDDKRLYLYYGSADNLPLYGIELDVKNNFEPIGKIQPMVSLHLDKYGWENKGEDQLLNIPKSWLEGAWLNKYRGKYYFQYASPLQGKEYNDAVYIGDNPLGPYTIAKQNPYAYKPTGFAFGAGHGNTFQDNYGNYWHTGTVGVNIYHLFERRINLIPAAFDKEDNLYSNSYLADYPHYIPNKNLKGNTDLFTGWMLLSYNKKVETSSVLENFNPENAVDENIRTFWSAKTGNKGEWLSLDLEKEYTVRAIQINFTDKDTELLGRADYKPYQYVIEYSNDKKNWEVLIDKSNNANDYPHDYFELSKSVKGRYFRITNHNVPDGKFAISGFRIFGRGNDKLPKSVVNVKIERNDSDKKKATLTWDKVSNATGYIVRYGLAKDKLYLNHQVYSDTSATILSLDKDAEYFYVVDAFNESGITKGK; encoded by the coding sequence ATGAATAAATCATTTTTTAAAATAAAAGCAAGAAGAAGAAAAATCATTTTATCGATACTTGTTTTCATATTCTATACAGCAACTTTTTATGCACAAACAACTTATTGCAACCCAATCAATATCAGTTACCGATTTTGTATCAAGAAGGACAATTGGGGATGGATTTCGGGTACACAATCCTATCGTGAAGGTGCCGACCCTACAATGCTTGTGTTTAAAAAAGAATATTATTTGTTTGTTTCAAAATCAGGAGGCTATTGGCATTCAAAAGATATGATCGCTTGGGATTTTATTACAACCAATGATTTGCCTTGGGAAGAATATGCGCCTACTGTTGTAGAAATGAATGGTGAGGTTTATTTCATGGCTGCTGGTCAAAAACTGTACAAAACATCAGATCCAAAATCTGGAAAATGGACGTACATCAGGAATTATAAATTCAGTAGTTTCACAGATCCTTGTTTGTTTTTAGACGATGATAAAAGGCTTTATTTGTATTATGGAAGTGCTGATAATTTGCCATTATACGGAATCGAATTGGATGTAAAAAACAATTTTGAACCTATTGGAAAAATTCAACCGATGGTAAGTCTGCATCTCGATAAATACGGCTGGGAAAACAAAGGTGAGGATCAATTATTGAATATTCCAAAATCCTGGCTGGAAGGGGCGTGGCTCAACAAATATAGAGGGAAATACTATTTTCAGTATGCTTCTCCTTTGCAGGGAAAAGAATATAATGACGCGGTTTACATTGGCGATAATCCGCTAGGACCTTACACGATTGCCAAACAGAATCCCTATGCTTACAAACCAACAGGATTTGCTTTTGGAGCTGGGCATGGAAATACATTTCAGGATAATTATGGAAATTATTGGCATACAGGAACGGTTGGCGTAAACATTTATCATTTGTTTGAACGTCGGATCAACTTAATTCCAGCTGCTTTTGATAAAGAAGATAATTTGTATTCCAATTCGTATTTGGCTGATTATCCGCATTATATTCCGAATAAAAATCTAAAAGGGAATACTGATTTATTTACAGGTTGGATGTTGCTTTCGTATAACAAAAAAGTTGAAACCTCATCTGTTTTAGAAAATTTCAATCCTGAAAATGCGGTGGACGAAAACATTCGAACTTTTTGGAGTGCCAAAACAGGCAACAAAGGGGAATGGTTGAGTTTGGATTTAGAAAAAGAATATACAGTTCGTGCTATCCAAATCAATTTTACCGATAAAGATACTGAGCTACTGGGAAGAGCTGACTATAAGCCTTATCAATATGTAATTGAATATTCGAATGACAAGAAAAATTGGGAGGTTTTGATTGATAAAAGTAATAATGCAAATGATTATCCACACGATTATTTTGAATTGTCAAAATCGGTCAAAGGGCGTTATTTTAGAATAACAAATCATAATGTGCCTGATGGAAAATTTGCGATAAGCGGTTTCCGAATTTTCGGAAGAGGAAATGATAAATTGCCAAAATCTGTTGTAAACGTTAAAATTGAAAGAAATGATTCCGACAAGAAAAAAGCAACTTTGACTTGGGATAAAGTTTCAAATGCCACGGGTTACATTGTGAGGTATGGATTGGCAAAAGACAAATTGTATTTGAATCATCAAGTTTATTCTGATACTTCGGCTACAATTTTGAGTTTAGACAAAGATGCTGAGTATTTTTATGTAGTTGATGCTTTCAACGAAAGTGGAATTACGAAAGGGAAATAA
- a CDS encoding carbohydrate-binding protein, protein MKKTVLKIVFAFCVTSAATAQTVYHVSATSGSDVNKGLKVKPFKTIMAAAKVAKPGDVITVHSGIYREQITPPRGGTSKEKCITYQAAPGEHVVITGSESVKGWEKVQNDTWKLTLPNSFFGTTNPFDEQLYGSWYYGNGKPNHTGSVYLNGKRIRETFSLYEVLKPTENKPYFYAEADGNGGPVLMNFEWVHPAGGKQMTSKEASVEGGDQSVDVDNHWGFGYLKDGSILHFDGVDFGAGTDMLFFQAATLAKGGTVEMHLGNPSGELLGYTDVTNTGDWLKYSVFNIKLLRKLSGKQNICFVIKAPKLKSDGKTTIWAQFPNGINPNTESVEISVRPQVFYPDKTGINYITVRGFILENAATNWAPPSAEQPGLIGTRWGKGWVIENNIIRNSRCSGISLGRSTFGHAHHYQKLPPRVYPEPNAGQTEKQLIDYFENASWTKEEAGFHTIRNNQIYECGQAGIVGCSGGSFSLIEGNDIHDICIDETFTGWEQAGIKLHFAIDAVIRNNHIYRTIRGIWLDWGAQGVQVIGNLFHDNGSAKGAIENDVFLEVNHGPLLMANNILLSEQGIYQKSQGIANVHNLISGTIGGGKDERKTYYYKPHETVSLGKILNEGGNWSWYNNLLLNKASLKKWNDPKLPIKYDGNVFTKGTEAALDDTGALLDTQFSPDVKLIQKSDGWYLSMNVSSDWVNKYKRKLVSTQVLDKATIPNQSFTNPDGSSLKIDYDYLNHKRNVANPFPGPIEFSNSGRQEVKVWPK, encoded by the coding sequence ATGAAAAAAACAGTTTTAAAAATCGTATTTGCTTTTTGCGTAACATCAGCGGCAACAGCTCAAACAGTGTACCACGTTTCAGCAACCAGTGGAAGTGATGTCAATAAAGGTTTGAAAGTGAAACCTTTTAAGACCATTATGGCTGCCGCCAAAGTTGCAAAACCAGGAGATGTGATTACTGTGCATTCCGGTATTTATCGCGAACAGATTACGCCTCCTCGAGGAGGGACGTCCAAAGAAAAATGTATTACCTATCAGGCAGCTCCCGGCGAACATGTTGTCATTACAGGTTCTGAATCTGTAAAAGGATGGGAAAAAGTGCAAAATGATACTTGGAAACTAACATTGCCAAATTCATTCTTTGGAACCACAAATCCCTTTGATGAACAGCTTTACGGTAGTTGGTATTATGGAAATGGTAAACCCAATCATACTGGCAGTGTTTATTTGAATGGGAAAAGAATCAGAGAAACATTTTCTCTTTATGAAGTTCTTAAACCTACAGAGAATAAACCCTATTTTTATGCCGAAGCAGATGGAAACGGCGGTCCAGTACTAATGAATTTTGAATGGGTACATCCAGCTGGAGGCAAACAAATGACTTCGAAAGAAGCTTCGGTTGAAGGTGGTGATCAGTCCGTTGATGTAGACAATCACTGGGGTTTTGGTTATTTGAAGGACGGCTCAATACTTCATTTTGATGGAGTGGACTTTGGTGCCGGAACAGATATGTTGTTTTTTCAGGCTGCTACATTGGCCAAAGGGGGAACAGTGGAGATGCACCTAGGAAATCCTTCGGGGGAGTTGTTAGGATATACCGATGTTACAAATACAGGCGATTGGTTAAAATATTCTGTTTTTAATATCAAGCTATTACGCAAACTTTCTGGGAAGCAAAATATTTGTTTTGTTATTAAAGCCCCTAAATTAAAGTCAGACGGCAAAACAACAATCTGGGCACAGTTTCCCAATGGGATAAACCCCAATACAGAATCGGTTGAGATCTCCGTTCGACCACAAGTATTCTATCCAGATAAAACAGGCATCAATTATATTACCGTTAGAGGATTTATTCTTGAAAATGCGGCTACTAATTGGGCTCCACCATCGGCGGAGCAGCCTGGACTTATAGGGACTCGTTGGGGAAAAGGATGGGTTATAGAAAACAATATCATTCGTAATTCAAGATGTTCAGGTATTTCGCTTGGTCGTTCAACATTCGGACATGCACACCATTATCAAAAATTACCTCCAAGGGTATATCCTGAACCAAATGCTGGACAAACAGAGAAGCAACTAATAGATTATTTTGAAAATGCCTCATGGACCAAAGAAGAAGCCGGCTTTCATACTATTAGAAACAATCAAATTTATGAATGTGGTCAGGCTGGTATCGTAGGTTGTAGTGGTGGATCCTTTAGTCTCATTGAAGGAAACGATATTCATGACATTTGCATAGACGAAACATTTACAGGATGGGAACAGGCAGGCATCAAACTACATTTTGCTATAGATGCGGTGATAAGGAATAACCATATTTACCGTACCATTCGTGGAATTTGGCTAGACTGGGGAGCTCAGGGAGTACAGGTTATTGGGAATTTGTTTCATGACAATGGTTCTGCGAAAGGGGCGATTGAGAATGATGTATTTTTAGAAGTTAATCATGGTCCACTGCTTATGGCCAACAATATTTTACTTTCTGAACAGGGTATTTATCAAAAATCACAGGGTATTGCCAATGTGCATAATCTTATCAGTGGTACTATAGGCGGAGGTAAAGATGAACGTAAAACGTACTATTATAAACCACATGAAACTGTTTCTTTGGGAAAAATACTTAATGAGGGAGGAAATTGGAGTTGGTATAATAACCTATTATTAAACAAAGCTTCCTTAAAAAAATGGAATGACCCTAAACTCCCGATAAAATATGATGGGAATGTTTTCACAAAAGGAACCGAAGCCGCATTAGACGATACTGGCGCATTATTAGACACGCAATTCTCGCCCGATGTTAAACTTATTCAGAAATCGGATGGCTGGTACTTATCGATGAATGTTTCTTCTGATTGGGTAAATAAATACAAGAGAAAACTAGTTTCAACACAGGTTTTGGATAAAGCGACAATTCCTAATCAATCATTTACTAATCCTGATGGTTCTTCTTTGAAGATAGATTACGATTATTTAAATCATAAGCGAAATGTTGCGAACCCATTTCCAGGACCGATTGAATTTAGCAATAGCGGCAGACAGGAGGTAAAAGTTTGGCCTAAATAA
- a CDS encoding carbohydrate-binding protein has protein sequence MKKTVLKIVFAFCITIAATAQTEYHVSATNGSDANIGLKEKPFKTIMAAAKVAKPGDVITVHAGIYREQITPPRGGTSKEKCITYQAASGEHVVITGSELVKGWEKVQDNTWKLTLPNSFFGTTNPFDEQIYGSWYHGKGKPNHTGSVYLNGKRIREAFSFDDVLKTTNSQQYWYAEAEGNGGQILMNFEWIRPVGGKLMSSMNASVEGGDQALCISITDRWPFGYLKNGSILHFDGVDFGDGTDSLDFQAATLAKGGTVEMHLDTPSGELLGTSVVTNTGDWETFSVFNLKMSRKLSGKKNVCFVIRAPKLDPSGKTTIWAKFPDGVNPNTATVEVSVRSQVFYPNKTGINYITVRGFVLENAATNWASPSAEQPGLIGPRWAKGWVIENNIIRNSRCSGISLGRPTFGHSHHYQKLPPRVYPEPNGGQTEKQLLDYFQNASWTKDEAGFHTIRNNQIYDCGQTGIVGCSGGAFSLIEGNDIHDICLEETFTGEETAGIKLHFAVDAVLKDNHIYNTNRGLWLDWGSQGAQVVGNLFHDNLETEDVFVEVCHGPILFANNIMLSKNAINLGSQGVANVHNLIGGKITGGRDRCAGGRFTYFFEPHGTVSVGKPLNEGGDWQWYNNLLTKGASLGKWDEPKLPIKYDGNVFTKGSNAASTDGSALNDSDFDTDLKLVRKSDGWYLSMNVSSDWVKKSNRKLVTTEILGKAIIPNQSFTNPDGSSLKIDYDYLNHKRNVANPFPGPIEFSNSGRQEVKVWPK, from the coding sequence ATGAAAAAAACAGTTTTAAAAATCGTTTTTGCTTTTTGCATAACAATAGCGGCAACAGCTCAAACAGAGTACCACGTTTCGGCGACCAATGGGAGCGATGCTAATATAGGTTTGAAAGAGAAACCCTTTAAGACCATTATGGCTGCCGCTAAAGTTGCAAAACCAGGTGATGTCATTACTGTGCATGCTGGTATATATCGCGAACAGATTACGCCTCCACGAGGAGGTACGTCCAAGGAAAAATGCATTACTTATCAGGCTGCTTCTGGGGAACACGTTGTCATTACAGGTTCTGAACTTGTTAAGGGATGGGAAAAAGTACAAGATAATACTTGGAAACTTACATTGCCAAATTCATTCTTTGGAACGACAAATCCCTTTGATGAACAGATTTATGGCAGTTGGTATCATGGGAAAGGAAAACCAAATCATACTGGGAGTGTTTATCTTAACGGGAAAAGAATAAGAGAAGCATTTTCTTTTGATGATGTTCTAAAGACGACAAACAGTCAGCAATATTGGTACGCAGAAGCAGAAGGAAATGGAGGGCAAATTTTGATGAATTTTGAATGGATTCGTCCTGTGGGCGGTAAATTAATGTCTTCGATGAATGCTTCAGTTGAAGGCGGTGATCAAGCTCTTTGTATTAGTATTACGGATCGCTGGCCTTTTGGTTATTTAAAAAATGGTTCTATCCTGCATTTTGATGGGGTAGATTTTGGTGATGGAACAGATAGTTTGGATTTTCAGGCAGCAACTCTGGCTAAGGGAGGAACAGTAGAAATGCATCTCGATACGCCTTCGGGGGAGTTATTGGGGACTTCTGTTGTTACAAATACAGGTGACTGGGAAACTTTTTCTGTTTTCAATTTGAAAATGTCTCGTAAACTTTCCGGAAAGAAAAATGTCTGTTTTGTTATTAGGGCACCAAAATTAGACCCGTCTGGGAAAACAACAATATGGGCAAAGTTCCCTGATGGTGTAAATCCTAATACGGCAACAGTAGAAGTTTCTGTTCGGTCACAGGTGTTTTATCCGAATAAAACAGGTATTAATTATATTACTGTTAGAGGTTTTGTACTTGAAAATGCGGCTACCAATTGGGCGTCTCCATCAGCAGAACAGCCTGGACTCATCGGACCACGTTGGGCCAAAGGATGGGTAATTGAAAATAATATTATCCGAAATTCAAGATGTTCAGGAATTTCGCTAGGACGACCAACATTTGGACATTCTCATCATTATCAAAAATTACCGCCACGTGTATATCCTGAGCCCAATGGAGGTCAGACAGAGAAGCAACTGCTGGATTATTTTCAAAATGCATCATGGACGAAAGATGAGGCTGGATTTCACACTATTCGAAATAACCAAATTTATGATTGTGGTCAAACAGGAATTGTAGGCTGTAGCGGAGGGGCATTTAGTCTTATTGAAGGAAATGATATTCATGATATATGTCTAGAAGAAACATTTACTGGAGAGGAAACAGCTGGTATCAAGTTGCATTTTGCCGTTGACGCTGTTTTAAAAGACAATCATATTTATAACACAAATCGCGGACTTTGGTTGGATTGGGGGTCTCAGGGAGCGCAGGTCGTAGGTAATCTTTTTCATGATAATCTTGAAACCGAGGATGTATTTGTTGAAGTATGTCATGGGCCAATACTTTTTGCTAATAATATTATGCTTTCAAAAAATGCTATCAATTTGGGTTCGCAAGGTGTAGCCAATGTTCATAATCTTATTGGCGGAAAAATAACGGGAGGTAGAGATCGTTGTGCCGGCGGTCGTTTTACCTACTTTTTTGAGCCCCACGGAACTGTATCTGTAGGTAAACCACTCAATGAGGGAGGTGACTGGCAATGGTACAATAATCTTTTGACAAAGGGTGCTTCACTTGGAAAATGGGACGAACCCAAACTTCCTATAAAATACGATGGTAATGTTTTTACCAAAGGATCAAACGCTGCTTCAACTGACGGTAGTGCTTTAAATGATTCAGATTTTGATACAGATCTTAAGCTTGTTCGAAAATCAGACGGATGGTATCTTTCTATGAATGTATCTTCGGATTGGGTGAAAAAATCTAACAGAAAGCTTGTTACTACCGAAATTTTGGGAAAAGCCATAATACCAAATCAATCATTTACTAATCCTGATGGTTCTTCTTTGAAGATAGATTATGATTATTTAAATCATAAGCGAAATGTTGCGAACCCTTTTCCAGGTCCGATTGAATTTAGCAATAGCGGAAGACAGGAGGTAAAAGTTTGGCCTAAATAA
- a CDS encoding family 43 glycosylhydrolase, with protein sequence MKYIILLFLGMLVSFGNINAQNKKTNKLPAARILNPICPPGVYIADPEARQMPDGRVYVYGSRDELGNDWCSNSYNVLSSSDLINWELDQNSFATKGIGKQTDYTDNILYAPDCIYKDGKYYLYYCLNGDKKEEVEGVATSDSPFGPFVGGKKIKGAFGIDPSIFVDDDGQAYLFWGQGNAKGAKLSKDMMTIEGEIHEKIITYDKHFFNEGSSVRKRNGIYYFVYPSHQRHGVSSCPTLSYATSKSPLGPYVYRGVIIDNFGSGKNLENNHGCITEINGEWYVFYHRPTHASSTMRKACVEPITFNPDGTINEVEMTTQGIGVVIDPTLRMDAARACLMSGNVYVTDRRPSNDIVVEYLSDIHNGDTATWRYFDFSNKKITSFTCKTWGNNAEGIIEIHLDKAEGELIGTCEMKKMKDSVAYSIHSTKIKAVSGKHALVLVFKNNKEEEKNMTLCNLEWFVFNK encoded by the coding sequence ATGAAATACATTATTTTATTATTTTTAGGGATGTTGGTCTCTTTTGGAAACATAAATGCACAAAATAAAAAAACAAACAAGTTACCTGCGGCTAGAATTTTAAACCCAATATGTCCACCAGGGGTTTATATTGCTGATCCTGAAGCAAGACAAATGCCTGACGGACGTGTGTATGTGTATGGTTCTCGTGATGAATTGGGAAATGATTGGTGTTCAAATTCTTATAATGTGTTGTCATCTTCTGATTTGATTAATTGGGAATTGGATCAAAATTCGTTTGCTACAAAAGGGATTGGAAAACAGACGGATTATACAGATAATATTCTATATGCACCCGATTGTATTTACAAAGACGGAAAATACTATTTGTATTATTGTTTAAATGGTGACAAAAAAGAAGAAGTAGAAGGAGTGGCTACTTCAGATTCTCCTTTTGGTCCTTTTGTTGGAGGAAAAAAAATAAAAGGTGCTTTTGGAATTGATCCTTCAATTTTTGTTGATGATGATGGACAGGCTTATTTATTTTGGGGGCAAGGGAATGCAAAAGGGGCTAAATTAAGCAAAGATATGATGACTATCGAAGGGGAAATCCATGAAAAAATAATTACTTACGATAAACATTTTTTTAACGAAGGAAGTTCTGTCCGAAAACGTAACGGCATTTATTATTTTGTTTATCCAAGTCATCAGCGACATGGCGTGAGTTCTTGCCCAACGCTCTCTTATGCTACAAGTAAAAGTCCGTTGGGGCCATATGTTTATAGAGGGGTGATTATTGACAATTTTGGAAGCGGTAAAAATCTTGAGAACAATCACGGTTGCATTACTGAAATCAATGGGGAATGGTACGTGTTTTATCACCGTCCGACCCATGCAAGTTCAACTATGAGAAAGGCTTGTGTTGAACCAATTACTTTTAATCCAGATGGAACTATTAATGAAGTAGAAATGACCACACAAGGAATCGGGGTAGTAATTGATCCAACTCTACGAATGGATGCTGCCCGTGCTTGTTTGATGTCTGGAAATGTTTATGTTACTGATCGTCGACCCTCAAATGATATTGTTGTGGAGTACCTTTCTGATATTCATAACGGCGATACGGCAACGTGGAGATATTTTGATTTTTCGAATAAAAAAATTACTTCTTTTACCTGTAAAACCTGGGGAAATAATGCAGAAGGAATAATAGAGATTCATCTTGATAAAGCTGAAGGCGAGTTGATTGGAACTTGCGAGATGAAGAAAATGAAAGACAGTGTTGCTTACTCAATCCATTCGACAAAAATTAAAGCCGTAAGCGGAAAACATGCTCTTGTTCTGGTTTTTAAAAATAATAAAGAAGAAGAAAAAAATATGACGCTTTGTAATTTAGAGTGGTTTGTATTTAATAAATAG
- a CDS encoding glycoside hydrolase family 38 N-terminal domain-containing protein yields the protein MRKKLVLLSVLLIFSKSIGQPAPKSPIPVPAPASNLLPGKKAPGVKDIWVVFKTHCDLGYTMSAEEVFKKYREDMMDNAFKLIDADKLKPKEERFKWTIAGWPMYGAILGPMQTPERRARIGEALHEGTFAVHALPASMHTDAFELEDYVRSLWFSSKIARDYKLPLAISAKMTDVPAHSWLLPTLLHHAGVKFLQIGCNYSDRPVLLPQLFWWEGPDGSRILCNYTPHYGSEIVPPTGWPAKNYLAVLMTHDNEGPPSAKEVARVRAEVAKVSGVKLHLGTMDEFTKAVLAENLEIPVIRGDMVDPWIQGVMAMPVETKTARNIRPLESAFEILNTSVKLWGVSAPDISKDLAVAYENSTLFGEHTWGGMTPGWGFFSMDGINRGTERYLYGQDFEKARKEGYYKKFESSFEDHRNYIRKTEAIVNKGIKENLELLAKSIPSDGKSIVVFNPLPWARSGFVELNGEKYFAENVPACGYKTIGDVKSVMKESERKTDFETAFFKVKFDLVKGGITSLIDKSTGKELVEQKGNYVFGQFIHENFSENEVMDYYNRFCLMNNAANATIKPNMPKDAKYGVIVASDWRIKQESSILEDKIILTSTNVSGVAEAVSLTFVFPKNKNYIDVKWDILNKKANTIPEGGWLCFPFKIENPKFIVGRIGGAIDLAKDQIVGGNRHLYGVNTATDMVSPDGTGMGICAIDSPLLSFGEPGLWKYSYDYFPKQASAFVNLYNNMWNTNFPYWTEGSFSNSVRVWTVNKNEKITENIAVNSFETRYPLLAVASEKNNGKLPAEKSGISLSRKGVLVTAFGKDEDGNQGTLLRVWEQAGNSGKLKVTLPKEMKVTKAIAVNLRGERQGKEIKISENQFVIDLNAFAPASFILR from the coding sequence ATGAGAAAAAAGTTAGTGCTATTGTCAGTATTGTTGATTTTTTCAAAGTCGATTGGTCAACCTGCTCCAAAGTCGCCAATACCTGTTCCTGCACCGGCTTCGAATTTATTACCGGGAAAAAAAGCGCCTGGGGTCAAAGATATTTGGGTGGTTTTTAAAACTCACTGTGATTTAGGATACACCATGTCAGCTGAGGAGGTTTTCAAAAAATATCGAGAAGATATGATGGATAATGCCTTCAAATTGATAGATGCAGATAAATTGAAGCCAAAAGAGGAACGTTTTAAATGGACTATAGCGGGCTGGCCCATGTATGGTGCAATTTTAGGGCCAATGCAAACGCCTGAAAGAAGGGCTAGAATTGGAGAAGCACTACATGAAGGAACATTTGCAGTTCATGCATTGCCTGCTTCAATGCATACAGACGCTTTCGAGTTGGAAGATTATGTCAGAAGTTTATGGTTTTCATCAAAAATCGCCAGAGACTATAAGCTTCCTTTGGCTATTTCAGCAAAAATGACAGATGTACCAGCGCACAGTTGGTTGTTACCAACTCTTTTGCATCATGCAGGAGTCAAATTTCTTCAAATTGGCTGCAATTACTCCGATCGTCCGGTGTTATTGCCTCAATTGTTTTGGTGGGAAGGTCCAGATGGATCTCGTATATTGTGTAATTATACACCTCATTACGGTTCAGAAATTGTGCCACCTACTGGATGGCCAGCAAAAAATTATCTAGCGGTGCTCATGACTCATGATAATGAAGGTCCACCTTCAGCCAAAGAAGTGGCTAGAGTTCGTGCAGAAGTGGCAAAAGTATCTGGAGTCAAATTACATCTTGGTACGATGGATGAATTTACAAAAGCAGTTTTGGCTGAGAATCTTGAAATCCCTGTAATTCGTGGCGATATGGTAGATCCTTGGATTCAAGGTGTCATGGCAATGCCTGTAGAGACCAAAACAGCGAGAAACATTCGTCCGCTGGAATCTGCGTTTGAAATTTTAAATACAAGTGTAAAATTATGGGGTGTTTCGGCTCCAGATATTTCAAAAGATTTGGCTGTGGCTTATGAAAACAGCACTTTGTTTGGAGAGCATACTTGGGGAGGCATGACTCCGGGTTGGGGATTTTTCTCGATGGATGGGATAAATAGAGGAACGGAACGCTATTTGTATGGTCAAGACTTTGAAAAAGCAAGAAAAGAAGGTTATTACAAAAAGTTTGAATCGAGTTTTGAAGATCACCGAAATTACATCCGAAAAACAGAAGCGATTGTCAATAAAGGAATCAAAGAAAATTTGGAATTATTGGCAAAATCTATTCCATCAGACGGAAAAAGCATCGTGGTTTTTAATCCACTTCCTTGGGCAAGATCTGGTTTTGTGGAGTTGAATGGCGAAAAGTATTTTGCTGAAAATGTCCCTGCGTGTGGTTATAAAACTATAGGAGACGTGAAATCAGTTATGAAAGAATCGGAAAGGAAAACCGATTTTGAAACGGCATTTTTCAAAGTGAAATTTGATTTAGTAAAAGGTGGAATAACATCATTAATCGACAAATCGACAGGAAAAGAATTGGTTGAACAAAAGGGAAACTATGTTTTTGGGCAATTTATACATGAAAATTTCTCTGAAAATGAAGTGATGGATTACTACAATCGTTTTTGCCTGATGAACAATGCGGCCAATGCAACAATTAAGCCTAATATGCCTAAAGATGCCAAATATGGAGTAATTGTGGCTTCAGATTGGAGAATCAAACAAGAAAGCTCTATTTTGGAAGACAAAATTATATTGACTTCAACAAATGTTTCCGGTGTAGCCGAGGCAGTTTCTTTGACTTTTGTTTTTCCAAAAAATAAAAATTACATTGATGTAAAATGGGATATATTGAATAAAAAAGCCAATACGATTCCGGAAGGTGGTTGGCTATGTTTTCCTTTTAAAATTGAAAACCCAAAATTTATTGTAGGACGAATTGGTGGGGCAATCGATTTGGCAAAAGACCAAATTGTGGGAGGAAATCGCCATTTGTACGGTGTTAATACAGCAACTGATATGGTTTCCCCAGACGGTACCGGAATGGGAATTTGCGCTATTGATTCGCCTCTTTTGAGTTTTGGTGAACCGGGTTTGTGGAAATATTCATATGATTATTTTCCAAAACAAGCATCGGCTTTTGTGAATTTGTACAACAATATGTGGAATACCAATTTTCCGTATTGGACGGAAGGTTCGTTTAGCAATAGTGTGAGAGTTTGGACTGTAAATAAAAATGAAAAAATTACAGAGAATATTGCTGTGAATTCCTTTGAAACCCGTTATCCTTTGTTGGCAGTGGCCTCCGAAAAAAACAACGGAAAACTTCCTGCCGAAAAATCTGGAATTTCACTTTCAAGAAAAGGAGTTTTGGTTACTGCTTTTGGAAAAGATGAAGACGGTAACCAAGGTACTTTGTTGAGAGTTTGGGAACAAGCTGGAAATTCGGGAAAATTAAAAGTCACTTTGCCAAAAGAAATGAAAGTAACAAAAGCAATTGCAGTGAATTTAAGGGGTGAAAGACAAGGGAAAGAAATTAAAATTTCGGAAAATCAATTTGTAATTGATTTGAATGCTTTTGCTCCAGCAAGTTTTATTTTACGATAA